Proteins found in one Bordetella genomosp. 11 genomic segment:
- a CDS encoding SDR family NAD(P)-dependent oxidoreductase: MDTQQKVAIVTGASQGIGAGLVQAYRAQGYAVVANSRNIEAGADDGVIAVPGDIADRAVARRVADIAIERFGRIDTLVNNAGIFISKPFTEYTAEDFDKAIGVNLGGFFHITQFALARMLEREHGHIVQITTALVEQPLANVPAGLASLTKGGLAAVTRGLAIEYAGRGIRVNAVAPGIIRTPMHPPETHAFLSGLHPVGRMGDIQDIVDAVLYLERAGFVTGETIDVDGGQHAGRW, from the coding sequence ATGGATACCCAGCAAAAAGTCGCCATCGTCACCGGTGCGTCGCAAGGCATCGGCGCCGGCCTCGTGCAGGCCTATCGCGCGCAAGGCTATGCCGTCGTGGCGAACTCACGCAACATCGAGGCGGGCGCCGACGACGGCGTCATCGCCGTCCCCGGGGACATCGCCGACCGTGCCGTGGCGCGGCGGGTCGCGGACATCGCCATCGAGCGATTCGGCCGCATCGACACGCTGGTCAACAACGCCGGCATCTTCATCAGCAAGCCCTTTACCGAATACACGGCGGAGGACTTCGACAAGGCCATCGGCGTGAACCTGGGCGGCTTCTTCCACATCACGCAGTTCGCCCTGGCGCGGATGCTGGAGCGCGAGCACGGCCACATCGTGCAGATCACGACCGCGCTGGTCGAACAGCCGCTGGCCAATGTGCCGGCCGGCCTGGCCAGCCTGACCAAAGGCGGCCTGGCCGCGGTGACACGCGGCCTGGCCATCGAGTACGCCGGCCGGGGCATCCGGGTGAACGCCGTCGCGCCCGGCATCATCAGGACGCCGATGCACCCGCCGGAAACCCATGCCTTCCTGAGCGGTTTGCATCCGGTCGGCCGCATGGGCGATATCCAGGACATCGTCGATGCCGTTCTATACCTGGAGCGGGCCGGCTTCGTCACCGGCGAAACGATCGACGTCGACGGCGGCCAGCACGCGGGCCGCTGGTAA
- a CDS encoding LysR family transcriptional regulator, whose protein sequence is MAIEVTLRQLRAFLTVLECGSFSEAAENMHLSQAALSGLVKELESRLGVRLLDRNTRSVGASEVGAAFEPMVRRVLADLDEALEGVSNLKELRRGLVRVAAPEPLSCTLLPELISSYGASHPGVEVRFDDVPIEQVLANLHNGGADIGFGPAGVLADEAIEAHVIRADPLWAALRRDDPLTDDETVSWKALRDRPLVNYMPNLAVNVLSNVPPRHHPRDIVPVHRVNTALSLLRVRPGYVICPSMARSLVEGFGLEFRPIRQPTVTWRIAIFVRPRASLSPAVERFLDFTLESAKSWDEGKA, encoded by the coding sequence ATGGCGATCGAGGTAACGCTGCGGCAACTGCGCGCATTCCTGACGGTGCTGGAATGCGGCAGTTTTTCGGAGGCGGCGGAGAACATGCATTTATCGCAGGCGGCACTGAGCGGCCTGGTGAAGGAACTGGAGAGCCGCCTGGGCGTGCGCCTGCTGGACCGCAACACCCGCAGCGTCGGTGCCTCGGAGGTGGGCGCCGCGTTCGAACCCATGGTGCGCCGGGTGCTGGCCGACCTGGACGAGGCCCTGGAAGGCGTCAGCAATCTGAAGGAACTGCGGCGCGGTCTTGTGCGCGTCGCCGCCCCCGAACCCCTGTCGTGCACGCTGCTGCCCGAATTGATCTCCAGCTATGGCGCGAGCCATCCGGGCGTCGAGGTGCGATTCGACGATGTGCCCATCGAACAGGTCCTGGCCAATCTGCATAACGGCGGCGCGGACATCGGCTTCGGGCCGGCCGGCGTGTTGGCGGACGAGGCCATCGAAGCCCACGTCATCCGCGCGGACCCGCTATGGGCCGCGCTGCGCCGCGACGACCCGCTTACGGACGACGAGACGGTCAGCTGGAAAGCCCTGCGCGACCGGCCGCTGGTCAACTACATGCCCAACCTGGCGGTAAATGTCCTGAGCAATGTGCCGCCGCGCCACCATCCCCGGGACATCGTGCCCGTGCATCGGGTCAACACCGCGCTTTCCCTGCTGCGGGTGCGCCCGGGATACGTGATCTGTCCGTCGATGGCGCGATCGCTGGTGGAAGGGTTCGGCCTGGAGTTCCGGCCCATCCGCCAGCCCACGGTCACGTGGCGCATCGCGATTTTCGTCCGGCCGCGCGCCTCGCTGTCGCCGGCGGTCGAGCGCTTCCTGGATTTCACCCTGGAGAGCGCGAAAAGCTGGGACGAGGGCAAAGCGTAG
- a CDS encoding Bug family tripartite tricarboxylate transporter substrate binding protein, translated as MKMTRRTLLGAAAAGLCAGAAPRVFAQDGWPARPVRIVSPYGVGGPNDLSARLFAEYLGRRLGQSFIVENKAGAGTRLGNEYVAHAPADGYTLLYAAAPYSTLEALYGKLGYDPRKDLQAIAMAATVPLFLVVNAQSPAKTAQELIAYGKSQPHGLTFGTPGTGSLPHLAAELFLRDANVKGLSVQYRGDVMAYTDLLAGRLDATLTAITAALPHVESGRLRVLGVASETRSKIYPQAPTLREQGLPNVVASGWYGFMAPAAVPAPIVNRLDTEINAALQDQDIQRKLLAQGMEPYPGNAAAFAKFIDAEMNKWTDVIRKAGIKGE; from the coding sequence ATGAAAATGACCCGACGGACGCTGCTGGGGGCGGCGGCCGCAGGCCTGTGCGCGGGCGCGGCACCGCGCGTATTCGCCCAGGACGGCTGGCCTGCCCGTCCCGTCAGGATCGTCTCGCCCTACGGCGTGGGCGGTCCCAACGACCTGTCGGCGCGGCTGTTCGCCGAATACCTGGGCCGGCGGCTGGGGCAGTCCTTCATCGTCGAGAACAAGGCGGGGGCGGGCACCCGGCTGGGCAACGAGTACGTCGCCCATGCGCCGGCCGACGGCTATACCTTGCTGTATGCCGCGGCGCCTTATTCGACGCTGGAAGCCCTGTACGGCAAGCTGGGCTACGACCCGCGCAAGGACCTGCAGGCCATCGCCATGGCCGCGACCGTCCCGCTGTTCCTGGTGGTCAATGCGCAGTCTCCGGCCAAGACCGCGCAGGAGCTGATCGCCTATGGGAAGTCGCAGCCGCATGGGCTGACCTTCGGCACGCCCGGCACGGGATCCCTGCCGCATCTGGCGGCGGAGCTTTTCCTGCGGGATGCCAACGTCAAGGGCCTGTCGGTGCAGTATCGCGGCGATGTCATGGCCTATACCGATTTGCTGGCCGGCCGGCTGGATGCCACGTTGACCGCCATCACGGCGGCGCTGCCGCATGTCGAAAGCGGCCGCCTGCGCGTCCTGGGCGTGGCGTCGGAGACGCGCAGCAAAATCTATCCGCAGGCGCCGACCTTGCGCGAGCAGGGTTTGCCGAATGTGGTCGCGTCCGGCTGGTACGGTTTCATGGCGCCGGCCGCCGTGCCCGCGCCCATCGTCAACCGACTGGATACGGAAATCAATGCGGCGCTCCAGGACCAGGACATACAGCGCAAGCTGCTGGCGCAGGGCATGGAGCCATACCCCGGAAATGCCGCCGCGTTCGCCAAGTTCATCGACGCCGAAATGAACAAGTGGACCGATGTGATTCGCAAGGCCGGCATCAAGGGCGAATAA
- a CDS encoding LysR family transcriptional regulator, which yields MAEKKRTEVDWEDVRVFLALGRHGSLSAAARALSVNHATIARRIGSLQATLGEKLVERRPEGYILTPAGARALAAAGDMEAAVQTLARGGADETPKGRVRVNASPALSLGFLIGRLAALPVLYPGLDIDLATDLRAVSLERHEADIAIRLDRPQDGDFIAKPLGTIAYGFYGTPDVCKPVEDGAAPVLVGFDEINAYLPDAAWLAREYPQARVAFRANNHVAQAIAARAGVGLAMLPHYIGRQDPALRLCRLDPVMPPRGIWILTRRQDRKNPAVSTVVDYLIRLFADERGLFEA from the coding sequence ATGGCTGAGAAAAAACGCACAGAGGTCGATTGGGAGGACGTGCGCGTCTTCCTGGCGCTGGGCCGTCACGGCAGCCTGTCGGCCGCGGCGCGCGCCTTGTCCGTCAACCATGCCACCATCGCGCGCCGCATCGGGTCCTTGCAGGCCACGCTGGGCGAGAAGCTGGTGGAGCGCCGGCCGGAGGGCTACATCCTGACCCCGGCGGGTGCGCGTGCCCTGGCGGCGGCCGGCGATATGGAAGCGGCGGTGCAAACGCTGGCACGCGGCGGCGCGGACGAAACGCCGAAGGGGCGGGTGCGCGTCAATGCCTCGCCGGCCCTGTCGCTGGGCTTCCTGATCGGTCGGCTGGCGGCGCTGCCGGTGCTTTACCCCGGCCTGGACATAGACCTGGCCACGGATCTGCGCGCCGTCAGCCTGGAACGTCACGAGGCGGATATCGCCATCCGCCTGGACCGTCCGCAGGATGGCGATTTCATCGCCAAACCGTTGGGGACGATAGCGTATGGCTTTTACGGCACGCCGGACGTCTGCAAGCCGGTCGAGGACGGCGCGGCGCCGGTACTGGTGGGCTTCGACGAGATCAACGCCTATCTGCCCGATGCGGCCTGGCTGGCCCGCGAATATCCGCAGGCGCGGGTGGCGTTCCGCGCCAACAACCACGTCGCCCAGGCCATCGCCGCGCGCGCGGGCGTGGGCCTGGCGATGCTGCCGCACTACATCGGACGCCAGGACCCCGCGCTGCGCCTCTGCCGCCTGGATCCGGTCATGCCGCCGCGCGGCATATGGATACTGACGCGCCGGCAGGACCGCAAGAACCCGGCGGTCAGCACGGTGGTCGATTACCTGATCCGGCTATTCGCCGACGAGCGCGGCCTGTTCGAGGCATAA
- a CDS encoding tautomerase family protein, which translates to MPYVNIKVTREGTAPGATATTAEQKAALIKGVSELLLDVMGKPLNSTFVVIEEVEMENWGVGGVPTPEYRKRLREQERQGK; encoded by the coding sequence ATGCCATACGTGAATATCAAGGTGACCCGCGAAGGCACCGCCCCGGGGGCGACCGCCACGACGGCGGAACAGAAGGCCGCGCTGATCAAGGGCGTCAGCGAACTATTGCTCGACGTCATGGGCAAGCCCTTGAACAGCACATTCGTCGTGATCGAGGAAGTCGAAATGGAAAACTGGGGCGTGGGCGGCGTGCCGACGCCCGAGTACCGCAAACGCCTGCGGGAACAGGAACGTCAGGGGAAATAG